The DNA segment AAACCTACTTTTGCAAATGAAGAATCATTCTAATccaattttataatgcaatttaaaaaaaaaattaagcaggcTCTCGGAAAAACTTCccgacaattccaggttttccatgtTTTCTaggtagggtagacaccctgtAATAATTAATGAGCCCCTTCGACTTCGCTTTCttatcatttaagaaaaaaaaaagatttccacTCGATCTACCCTAGTTGCAAAATAATTTCTCGCTTTGCTCCAACTTCCCAGGCTTACAATTTTACTTCATATTTCAGGATCACTCGTGgaactttgaatttcaaatcaagcGACCGTCAAACTCCCCTGCCTCGAAACATCGAGACGATCGATTCAAGCCTGAGCCAAGACCCAGCCTGTGCAAGTTTGCTTCCCAAATCCGACTCGGACGAGCGTTACAACAACAACTTCTTCGGGCACTTCAAAGGCTTCAGTATCACACCCATGCCCAATGAAACTTTTCCTGCCGAGCCAACAAAGCCAGCACCACTTCCACCCACAGTTCCCACCGTAGCGATCAAAACAAACATCAAACCCCTGCCGAGGATCAACAATCTTCGATCAGCCCTCTCGAGTCCTCCCATCAATGAGCCTTCACTCGCCCCAGCCTTGCCACCTCTCAATCCTGGAAGCACAGCCAGACCTCTAATCAGCAGTCCAGTCTTGGCTGCCACGACCTGTTCTCTCGAACTAATCGGATCGAAAAAAGCCAAATCCGACACTCCGACTCGTCCAGCCCCCGACATTCCAAACCGACCTGCACCCGGTCCCGAAATGCCAACCCGTCCAGCTCCCGAGCCTCCAAAAACAGTTCCAGAAAAGCCTCCAAGACCCACGAGCACGCCTTTGTCTAACATAATACTGCCGGAACCGGAAAAGAAGCCTGAAAAGGGAAGCACTCTAAACAGAATCGCTTCCATATTGCGTCCCAATTCCGGAATCACGAGTTCCAACTCTCAGCCTCCGCCCGAGAAGAACACTAATTCCCTTCCTAGGTCTCAGCATCACAAGGCCAACAAGGTCATCGACAAGGAGATTCTCAGGAACCTTGAGATTTCCAATCCCATTCCGCAGTCTCAGATCGACATCCCCACAGCAGCCGTTTCCGTTCTCGCGGTTTCGGAATCCCAGGAGAAGAAGAACATCGTGACGAGAGCTCATTCCATGAGAGATTCTAAAGTTTCCCCGAGGCCTGCGATTCAGACCTTCGGATCCATGAGACAGACCAACTCCCTGAAGAGACCCACGAGCATTCCTGCGAGCGCGAGACCCACTTCGCCTCCTCCTGGACCCCCGAAACCTATACAGGAGAAACTAGAAACTGGAATGAAGATTCCGGGGCTTCCAGGCTACCAGACTCCTTCCGTGAAGCCTATTGTTGACAATGCTTACGACGACTGTATGAATTTGATTCCTGAGGCTCCCTTGACGAAGATTACTGAGGAGTCTCAATCCAGCGATAATATTTACGCGGTGATTGAAGAGTCGTCTCCAGAGAAGAGTAGAAAGAAGCCGGAACGGAAGATGGAGGATAGTGGATACAAAGCTCCCAAGCCAGTTGATCTGACTTCGGAGGGAGCCACAGACTCCACGGGATTAGGTCTGCTATCGGAAATCGTTTCGGAGATATCCAACAGGAATTTCGATTCGATTTACTCCACCTCGACCCTAGCGAGAAAGAAGAAGGCAAAGGAGGAGGCTGAGAAGAATCTCGGAACCGGGACTTATGCCAATTCGAGCCTCTACAAATCCCCCGAGAGCATTTATTCAAACTCCGAGTCTGGGAACTTTAACTCTGCCAGCTCGACGACCAGTTCTGGCTATCTTTTACCCTCTGCTATCAATATCCCCGAACATTTGAAGACTAAGAAGGAAAAGGAAAAGGATAAACTCTCCTCTCTGGAATCCAGGAATCCTAATATCAGCAATGATATGTCGAAACAGCTGGGCTTGAAACCAATGGAGAGTTTCTATAAAAGTTTCATGCCAAAAAAGGATAAAAGAGAAGACAAGCCTCCGACCAAACCGCCTTTCAACCGAACCAAAACCCCTCCAAGCATCACAAAGGGGAAAAATGATACGAAGACTACTCCAAAGTCTGCGAAAGCACTTGCAGAAAAGGGTGCAAAATCACCCGGTCTAAGAAGTCGGCAAGGTTCAGACACGAGTCTGAAATCCGACAAAGGTTTGACGAAATCAGGTAGTTTAGAAAAATCGACTAATTTAGGGAACGCAGAAACGGGAGTAGATAAAAGTGTGCCTTCTAATTCTAAGGAAGCAAAGTTCAACAGTCCAGATGTGGTTTCGAGTTGCTCGAATTCCAACCAGAACAGTACAAAGTCGCCTGATGTCTTAATGAGCAACAAGAGTGTGTCATCGAAATTAGGTCAAAAAACATCGACAGGAAAAAGTTTCAAGACACCAACGATGCCACCGAAACCAACTGGGCTTGTTCAAAAGGCAGCTAGTTTTGCTGATAAGAAAAAGTCGCCAAGTGCCAGTGTCAGTGTGGTCAAGTCCATATCCTTTTCGGCAAAAGAAGGTCAGGGGAAAAATGAGACGAAAGGAATGGAAACGGGAGTCAAAACGAGTCTAGTTAACAAAATAGCGAACAGTAAATCGAATGTTGCATCTCTACAGCAAAAATTCGAacctattaaaaatacaaatttgacgAGGACTCCGTCAACAGGTATTAAAAAGCAAACAGGTGAGAAATTTTTAGAGACACAGACCGTTACTGATAAAAAATGTTAGGTGTCGCAGCTAGCGCTTTCCTTCTAAGATTCTAgtctttggttttttttttttttaagtgaaagaagGGAAAAGGGACTGGAATTAATGTGAATTTTTCATATTACAGTCAAGTTTAAAGTTTATGAATAGGTCCCAGTTCAATTGGACTTtgttctaaaacaatttttttttttaggaaaaaatgttttctattgttTTGAGTTAAATCCGAGGAGTTGATTACTCGGATTTTTGCTGTAGCGTAGATTATATAATTGCAAAAGATTCCATGGatcatagaaaattattatatagaAAACGATTATAT comes from the Belonocnema kinseyi isolate 2016_QV_RU_SX_M_011 chromosome 6, B_treatae_v1, whole genome shotgun sequence genome and includes:
- the LOC117174735 gene encoding disintegrin and metalloproteinase domain-containing protein 12, with the translated sequence MACDIWCYSSLGARCFYSDSVQWKSVLVWVLLVITTLLPAVQSHNQGPSADFSRHQIIRPKVYHGRNKREIASTKENDIEHVDVLTVGYELDGVRRILDLRLNTDLIPVGFQQRHQHEGSYKVDTPSKVELCHYQGSIRDMPGSWAAVSTCSGLKGVIFDGEHLHHIQPEKESLNSKHFVYKHSDLVTNHTCGYDGTPHDFLGADLQKFHRASRHKRATETVRGPYNANRQSRYVELVLVIDKKEYAAFHENLHKVQQHCKDIANIINAFYTPLNIFVALVGVEVWTDSDEIIISANGDTTLSNFLRYRKERLVKTIPNDNAQLLTRMQFDGGVVGKALKGPICTYEFSGGVSSDHSKVVGVVAATVAHEIGHNFGMEHDTPECECPEDRCIMASSSGAAGPVHWSSCSLEYLALAFEHGMDYCLRNKPKKLFDSPMCGNSFVEPGEQCDCGLKENCDNPCCNASTCMLHANASCATGQCCDLKTCRPKSAGSQCRSSEHECDLPEFCSGQSEYCPKDVYKIDGESCNMGKAFCYQGSCRTHNDQCKLLWGPTGTTSDPQCYTMNNKGNKNGNCGYNRVDLAFVKCYNQDILCGMLHCKHLNERLEFGMESVAILSHSFINAEGNIIPCRSAIVDLGLNEVDPGLAPDGAKCAPGKMCVNQKCMPVADLRAKISGGKACPNNCGGNGVCNSLGHCHCNRGWEPPDCTEPGYGGSIDSGHADDPNARNDFVTALYIVFLGVLPTIALISLGVWYAKNSPNKQWKKGAISKITRGTLNFKSSDRQTPLPRNIETIDSSLSQDPACASLLPKSDSDERYNNNFFGHFKGFSITPMPNETFPAEPTKPAPLPPTVPTVAIKTNIKPLPRINNLRSALSSPPINEPSLAPALPPLNPGSTARPLISSPVLAATTCSLELIGSKKAKSDTPTRPAPDIPNRPAPGPEMPTRPAPEPPKTVPEKPPRPTSTPLSNIILPEPEKKPEKGSTLNRIASILRPNSGITSSNSQPPPEKNTNSLPRSQHHKANKVIDKEILRNLEISNPIPQSQIDIPTAAVSVLAVSESQEKKNIVTRAHSMRDSKVSPRPAIQTFGSMRQTNSLKRPTSIPASARPTSPPPGPPKPIQEKLETGMKIPGLPGYQTPSVKPIVDNAYDDCMNLIPEAPLTKITEESQSSDNIYAVIEESSPEKSRKKPERKMEDSGYKAPKPVDLTSEGATDSTGLGLLSEIVSEISNRNFDSIYSTSTLARKKKAKEEAEKNLGTGTYANSSLYKSPESIYSNSESGNFNSASSTTSSGYLLPSAINIPEHLKTKKEKEKDKLSSLESRNPNISNDMSKQLGLKPMESFYKSFMPKKDKREDKPPTKPPFNRTKTPPSITKGKNDTKTTPKSAKALAEKGAKSPGLRSRQGSDTSLKSDKGLTKSGSLEKSTNLGNAETGVDKSVPSNSKEAKFNSPDVVSSCSNSNQNSTKSPDVLMSNKSVSSKLGQKTSTGKSFKTPTMPPKPTGLVQKAASFADKKKSPSASVSVVKSISFSAKEGQGKNETKGMETGVKTSLVNKIANSKSNVASLQQKFEPIKNTNLTRTPSTGIKKQTGEKFLETQTVTDKKC